Below is a window of Pseudomonas eucalypticola DNA.
GAGGTGCTCGGCCAAATGGCCTTTGGAGAGAATTTGCCCCGGGTGCAGCATGAAGTAGCGCAACAGGCGAAACTCCGCGGCCGTCAGCTGCACATCGGTATCGGCCTGGCGCACGCACTGGCGGCTTTCGTCCAGGTGCAGCCCCGCCGCCTGCAACGTCGGCTGGTTGGCTACCCCGCGCGCGCGGCGCAGCAGGCCCTGCACGCGCAAGTACAGTTCCTCGGGGTGGAAGGGTTTGCTCAGGTAATCGTCGGCACCCGCCTTGAGCCCGACGATGCGCTCGGCCCAGGAGCCGCGCGCGGTCAGTACCAGCACCGGCACGGCGACGCCGCCGGCACGCCACTGGGCCAGTACGTCGAGCCCAGGCAGGCCGGGCAAGCCCAGGTCGAGAATGATCAGGTCGTAAGGTTCCACCGAGCCCTGGTACGCCGCGTCGCGGCCATCGGCCAGCCAGTCGACGGCATAGCCCTGGGCCTTGAGCCCTGCGGCCAGTTCATCGGCCAAGGGCACATTGTCTTCAACCAGCAGCAAACGCATCAGTCGTCTTCCTTGTCCTTGAGCAGGCGCCCCGTGGCGGCTTCCAGCTTGATCTCGCGAACCACGCCATCGGCGGTCAGCAACTCTACTTCATAGGTATAGACGCCGTCGTCCTCTTCGAGCTCAGCTTCCAGCAGCTTGGCGCCCGGGTAGCGGCCCATCGCGTTCTGCAACAGTTGTTCAAGCGGCAGGATGACCCCAGCCTGGCGCAGCAGCAAGGCTTCGTCCTGCCCCAGGTCATGGGCGCCGGCCCGCCCGCCTGCAAGGCAACAGCAGGCGGCCAGGGCCAGCAGCGGGCCCCGCCGGTGGGTGGTGTTCATCAGGTGTCCTGGTGGTCCTTGAGAATCTCGCCAGTGACAGCATCGAGTTCCAGGTCCCACTCGACACCCTTGGCGTCGCGCAGCTCTACCTGGTACAGGTACTTGCCATAGGACTCCTCGAGCTCGGTTTCCTTGACCGTGGTGCCCGGGTGACGAGCGATGGCGGCGGCGTTGAGTTTCTCGAACGACTGGATGGTGCCGGCGTCGCGCAGGCGCAACGCTTCGTCGGGCCCCAGGTCGCGAGCCTGGACAGCAGTGGCGCCCAGGGCCAGGGTGACGGTGGTGATCAAGGCAGTCAAATGCTTCATGGGTAGCTCCGTGGTTCAATCAGTGTGTTTACGGAGCCAAGGCTAACCGGACCAACTTAATTGAAGCTGAAAGTGAAAGGCCACCACCCTAATGGATAGCCGCAAGCGGTGCAGCCAGACATGGACCAAAGTCTTGTAGGAAATGGCCGACGCACGCCATGAAATGGGCATATGCCTGGCGGCTGCTGCTCCGGTTTCCAGCGGGGTGCGCGCGGGGCCCAAGGTAGCGCGTGCAAGCGCCCCGTGCAAAGCCTGCGCGAAATGCAGTAAATTCACCTGCCCCGCCTGAGATCCTTCCATGAGCGCCATCCACGTCAAATCCCCGTCCCTGACCTTGAAGGCCGGCCACCAGGCCTTGGCGCGCATCCGTGAACGCGGCCTGCAACCCGGCGACGTTGGCACCCTGCCCGGTGCCGCGGGCGGCCCCAAGGCGCTCGGCATCCAAGGGCTGGACCTGGCGCTGTTCGGCGAGTGGTTGCCACGGGCCGAGCGTGAACGCTCACTGATCGGCGCATCGATAGGCTCCTGGCGTTTCGCCAGTGCGTGCCTGCCCGACCCGGTGCAGGGGCTGCAGCTGCTCGGCCGCTTGTATAACGAACAACGCTTCGCCAAGGGCGTGACCATGGCCGACGTCAGCCAGAGCTGCCACCGCATGCTCGACCAGTTGCTGGCCGGCCAGGACGCACGGGTATTGGACAATGCGCACTACCGCCTGAACATCATGGTAGTGCGCAGCCACGGCCGCCTGGCCGAGGACCACCGCGGCCACCTGGGCCTGGGGCTGGGGTCGGTGATCGCCGACAACCTGCGCGGCCGCTCGCGCCTGGCCCGGCATTTCGAACGGGTCATCCTCCACGACAAACGCCTGGCCCCGCCCTTGAACGGGCTGACCGACTTCCCTTCGCGCTACCTGCCACTGGACCTGGGCAACCTGCGCCAGGCGCTGCTGGCTTCGGGCTCCATCCCCATGGTCATGGAGGGCGTACGCGACATTCCCGGTGCGGGCGCCGGCACGTTCCGTGATGGGGGGCTGCTGGATTACCACCTGGATCTGCCTTATAGCGGTGAGGACATCGTGTTGTATCCGCACTTCACCGACAAGGTCATCCCCGGCTGGTTCGACAAGGCGCTGCCGTGGCGCCGCGGTGATGCCCAACGCTTGCGCAACGTGCTCTTGCTCGCCCCCTCCCCCGACTACCTGGCGCGGTTGCCCTATGGGAAATTACCCGACCGCAGTGATTTCAAGCGGTTCATGGGGCAGGACAAGGCGCGCCAGGACTATTGGCGCACGGCGATGAGTGAAAGCCAGCGGCTGGGCGACGAGTTTCTCGAGCTGGTTGAAGGGGGACGCCTGGGGGATGCGCTGCAAGCGCTGTGAGTTACTGGTAGACTAGGCGATTGCATTGGCTTTTTCGGGTTCATGACACCGTGGAAATCTTCAAAGAGTTTACCTTCGAATCGGCTCACCGCCTGCCGCACGTTCCCGAAGGGCACAAATGCGGCCGCCTGCACGGCCATTCCTTCAAAGTCGCGTTGCACCTGACGGGTCCGGTCGATCCGCACACGGGGTGGATCCGCGACTTTTCCGAGATCAAGGCGATCTTCAAGCCCCTGTACGAACAGCTGGACCACAATTACCTGAACGACATTCCCGGGCTGGAGAACCCTACCAGCGAAGTACTGGCCAAATGGATTTGGGCACAAGTGAAGCCCCTGCTGCCCGAGCTGTCGAAAGTGCGCATCCATGAGACCTGCACCAGCGGTTGCGAATACTACGGCGACTGATGCAGACGCCCTGGCGCAAAAACCACCTGCCGGGTGGTTTTTTTTCGCCTTGGCTGCGACAGCTTGTCGCATTTTTGCTCGGTAATCGCCCGAATTCCGATTTTCGCCCTCAAGGCTAGCACTATGCCAGCGATATAGAGGAAGCGGATCACTCTGATAACAACAACCCAGATGCACCTCCTGCGCTTCAGTCAGGGGTGAAGAGTCCGCGTCCTCTTTCGATCCCTGGAGTTGATCGTCATGTTTCGTCACCTCAGCATCCGAACAGGCATGTGCGCCATCCTCGTGCTATTTGTCACTGCCCTGCTCTTTTCCACCTTGAGCGCTTGGCACAGCGCCGAACAAAGCGACACGCAGGTACAGGAGTTACACCGTACCGCCCTGGCGGCCGACCGCTTGAACAACGCCCTGCTCATGGCCATCCGTACCAGTGCCAACGTCTCGTCGGCGTTTCTGGAAAACCTGGGCGGCCAGCATGATGCGTCCGCAGCGCGCCTGACGCGGTCCGAGGAGATCTGGCGTTCTTCCGCGCAACTGGTGGACCAATTCGGGCAATCGCTGGAGCCCCAGAACACCCCACTGGGGGTGCAACTGGAGCAGTCTTTCGTCGAGTACGGCAAGGCGATCGAGGCCCAGCGCGCAGCCACCCGCGCCAATGACCTGGCCGCTTATTTCACCGCGAACCAGTTGGCGTCCACCGCCATGGGCAAGCTGCAGGACCAGCGCAATACGCTGATGCAGGCGCTCAACGACCGCAGCACCACCTTAATGGCCCTGACCGACAGCCGCTTGAAAGAGGCCACGGGCACAGCCATCCTGCTGTTGGTCATCACGGTGCTACTGGCGGTCTGCTGCTGGAGCTTCATTCTGGTACGCGTGCTGCGCCCGCTGGGCCTTGCCGGGCAACACTTCAAGCGCATCGCCGCCGGTGATCTGCGCGAGCCGATCGAGGTCCATAGCCGCAATGAAATCGGCGAGCTGTTTGCCGAGCTCGGTCGCATGCAGGACAGCCAACGCCAGACCATTTCCCATATCAGTGCCTCGGCCCAGCAGTTGGCTGCGGCGGCGCAGCAGCTCAATGCCGTCACCGATGCGTCCAGCCGGGGCGTACAGCAGCAGGACCAGGAGTTGGAACAAGCCGCCACGGCGGTCACGGAGATGACCACGGCGGTTGAGGAGGTCGCGCGTAATGCAGTGTCCACCTCCGAAGCGGCAGAAGCGTCCAACGCCCTGTCCCGGCAAAGTCGCCAGCAGGTACAAGACACCATAGAGGGCACCCATGCCATGGCTGCCGACATCCAGGGCAGCGCGGAATTGATCCAGACCCTGGCCGGTGAAACACGCGAGATCGGCAAGGTGCTGGATGTGATTCGCGCAGTGTCGGAACAGACCAACCTGCTCGCACTCAATGCCGCGATCGAAGCGGCGCGCGCAGGCGAAGCGGGACGGGGTTTCGCCGTGGTCGCCGACGAGGTGCGCACCCTTGCCCACCGGACGCAGGAGTCTACCCGGGAGATCGAGCAAATGATCGTGCGGTTGCAGACAGGCACCGAGGCGGCGGTGAATTCGATGCGCTCAAGCACCGAGAAAGCCCAGCAAAACCTGACGTTGACCCAAGCCTGTGGCGATGTGCTGGAGCAGATCTACAGTGCCATTGGCGAAATCAACGAGCGCAACCTGGTCATTGCCAGCGCGGCGCAGGAACAGTCCCACGTGGCACGGGAGGTGGACCACAACCTGCTGAATATCCGCAACTTGTCGATTCAGTCATCCGAGGGGGCTACCCAGACCAGTGCGGCGAGCCGGGAAATGACGGCATTGGCCAATGAGCTGACGGGGTTGGTCGCGCGGTTCAGGGCCTGAGTTGGAGGTCGCGAAACCACCCTTCGGGGTGGTTTTTTGTGCCTGTGACACCCGTGTATTGCAGCAGTGCGTGGCGGGGGGTGGATGCTGGGTGCCTGATGGGGTGCGGTGTTTGTGACGCGGCCAGGTCCGCTGCTACCGACATAGGCGGGCGCTATAAAGACAAAACCCCCAGCTGCGTTCGCAACTGGGGGTTTCGGAATTTAATCTTGACGATGACCTACTCTCACATGGGGAAACCCCACACTACCATCGGCGATGCATCGTTTCACTGCTGAGTTCGGGATGGGATCAGGTGGTTCCAATGCTCTATGGTCGTCAAGAAATTCTGTAGCCAGGATGCCCTTTCAGGCATTCCAGCGAATCGGGTATGTGACAGTATTTGTGAACTGCAAACTTTCGGTGCATGTCATCTTCACAACACCGCAATCTGGTCGTTCGACGCAAATTGCTTGGGTGTTATATGGTCAAGCCTCACGGGCAATTAGTATTGGTTAGCTCAACGCCTCACAGCGCTTACACACCCAACCTATCAACGTCGTAGTCTTCGACGGCCCTTTAGGGAACTCAAGGTTCCAGTGAGATCTCATCTTGAGGCAAGTTTCCCGCTTAGATGCTTTCAGCGGTTATCTTTTCCGAACATAGCTACCCGGCAATGCCACTGGCGTGACAACCGGAACACCAGAGGTTCGTCCACTCCGGTCCTCTCGTACTAGGAGCAGCCCCTCTCAAATCTCAAACGTCCACGGCAGATAGGGACCGAACTGTCTCACGACGTTCTAAACCCAGCTCGCGTACCACTTTAAATGGCGAACAGCCATACCCTTGGGACCGGCTTCAGCCCCAGGATGTGATGAGCCGACATCGAGGTGCCAAACACCGCCGTCGATATGAACTCTTGGGCGGTATCAGCCTGTTATCCCCGGAGTACCTTTTATCCGTTGAGCGATGGCCCTTCCATACAGAACCACCGGATCACTAAGACCTACTTTCGTACCTGCTCGACGTGTCTGTCTCGCAGTCAAGCGCGCTTTTGCCTTTATACTCTACGACCGATTTCCGACCGGTCTGAGCGCACCTTCGTACTCCTCCGTTACTCTTTAGGAGGAGACCGCCCCAGTCAAACTACCCACCATACACTGTCCTCGATCCGGATGACGGACCTGAGTTAGAACCTCAAAGTTGCCAGGGTGGTATTTCAAGGATGGCTCCACGCGAACTGGCGTCCACGCTTCAAAGCCTCCCACCTATCCTACACAAGCAAATTCAAAGTCCAGTGCAAAGCTATAGTAAAGGTTCACGGGGTCTTTCCGTCTAGCCGCGGATACACTGCATCTTCACAGCGATTTCAATTTCACTGAGTCTCGGGTGGAGACAGCGCCGCCATCGTTACGCCATTCGTGCAGGTCGGAACTTACCCGACAAGGAATTTCGCTACCTTAGGACCGTTATAGTTACGGCCGCCGTTTACCGGGGCTTCGATCAAGAGCTTCGCGTTAGCTAACCCCATCAATTAACCTTCCGGCACCGGGCAGGCGTCACACCCTATACGTCCACTTTCGTGTTTGCAGAGTGCTGTGTTTTTAATAAACAGTCGCAGCGGCCTGGTATCTTCGACCGGCATGGGCTTACGGAGCAAGTCCTTCACCCTCACCGGCGCACCTTCTCCCGAAGTTACGGTGCCATTTTGCCTAGTTCCTTCACCCGAGTTCTCTCAAGCGCCTTGGTATTCTCTACCCAACCACCTGTGTCGGTTTGGGGTACGGTTCCTGGTTACCTGAAGCTTAGAAGCTTTTCTTGGAAGCATGGCATCAACCACTTCGTCGTCTAAAGACAACTCGTCATCAGCTCTCGGCCTTAAGATCCCGGATTTACCTAAGATCTCAGCCTACCACCTTAAACTTGGACAACCAACGCCAAGCTGGCCTAGCCTTCTCCGTCCCTCCATCGCAATAACCAGAAGTACAGGAATATTAACCTGTTTTCCATCGACTACGCTTTTCAGCCTCGCCTTAGGGACCGACTAACCCTGCGTCGATTAACGTTGCGCAGGAAACCTTGGTCTTTCGGCGTGGGTGTTTTTCACACCCATTGTCGTTACTCATGTCAGCATTCGCACTTCTGATACCTCCAGCAAGCTTCTCAACTCACCTTCACAGGCTTACAGAACGCTCCTCTACCGCATCACCCTAAGGTGATACCCGTAGCTTCGGTGCATGGTTTGAGCCCCGTTACATCTTCCGCGCAGGCCGACTCGACTAGTGAGCTATTACGCTTTCTTTAAAGGGTGGCTGCTTCTAAGCCAACCTCCTAGCTGTCTAAGCCTTCCCACATCGTTTCCCACTTAACCATGACTTTGGGACCTTAGCTGACGGTCTGGGTTGTTTCCCTTTTCACGACGGACGTTAGCACCCGCCGTGTGTCTCCCATGCTCGGCACTTGTAGGTATTCGGAGTTTGCATCGGTTTGGTAAGTCGGGATGACCCCTAGCCGAAACAGTGCTCTACCCCCTACAGTGATACATGAGGCGCTACCTAAATAGCTTTCGAGGAGAACCAGCTATCTCCGAGCTTGATTAGCCTTTCACTCCGATCCACAGGTCATCCGCTAACTTTTCAACGGTAGTCGGTTCGGTCCTCCAGTTAGTGTTACCCAACCTTCAACCTGCCCATGGATAGATCGCCCGGTTTCGGGTCTATACCCAGCGACTAAACGCGCTATTAACACTCGCTTTCGCTACGCCTCCCCTATTCGGTTAAGCTCGCCACTGAATATAAGTCGCTGACCCATTATACAAAAGGTACGCAGTCACAGAACGAAGTCTGCTCCCACTGCTTGTACGCATACGGTTTCAGGATCTATTTCACTCCCCTCTCCGGGGTTCTTTTCGCCTTTCCCTCACGGTACTAGTTCACTATCGGTCAGTCAGTAGTATTTAGCCTTGGAGGATGGCCCCCCATATTCAGACAAAGTTTCTCGTGCTCCGTCCTACTCGATTTCATTGACAAGAGATTTTCGCGTACAGGGCTATCACCCACTATGGCCGCACTTTCCAGAGCGTTCCGCTAATCTCAAATCAACTTAAGGGCTGGTCCCCGTTCGCTCGCCACTACTAAGGGAATCTCGGTTGATTTCTTTTCCTCAGGGTACTTAGATGTTTCAGTTCCCCTGGTTCGCCTCTCAAGCCTATGTATTCAGCTTGAGATAACCATCTTATGATGGCTGGGTTCCCCCATTCAGACATCTCCGGATCACAGTCTGTTTGCCGACTCCCCGAAGCTTTTCGCAGGCTACCACGTCTTTCATCGCCTCTGACTGCCAAGGCATCCACCGTATGCGCTTCTTCACTTGACCATATAACCCCAAGCAATCTGGTTATACTGTGAAGACGACATTCGCCGAAAATTTGCAATTTGAATCACAAATTTTACCTTAGCCTGATCCGTTACCAGTGAAAGTAACGTTCAGTCTATCTTTCTATCACATACCCAAATTTTTAAAGAACGATTCTGATAAAGTTCAGAAATCAATATTCGATACGAATACTCATTTCTAAGCTTTGACAAGGTAACAAAGGATGGTGGAGCCAAGCGGGATCGAACCGCTGACCTCCTGCGTGCAAGGCAGGCGCTCTCCCAGCTGAGCTATGGCCCCAACAAGAAACTGGTGGGTCTGGGCAGATTCGAACTGCCGACCTCACCCTTATCAGGGGTGCGCTCTAACCAACTGAGCTACAGACCCAGTTAAGAGCTGTTACCGATATCGTCTTCTTCAATGAATCAAGCAATTCGTGTGGGAGCTCATGATACAGCTGATGTCGTCGATTAAGGAGGTGATCCAGCCGCAGGTTCCCCTACGGCTACCTTGTTACGACTTCACCCCAGTCATGA
It encodes the following:
- a CDS encoding response regulator transcription factor, whose product is MRLLLVEDNVPLADELAAGLKAQGYAVDWLADGRDAAYQGSVEPYDLIILDLGLPGLPGLDVLAQWRAGGVAVPVLVLTARGSWAERIVGLKAGADDYLSKPFHPEELYLRVQGLLRRARGVANQPTLQAAGLHLDESRQCVRQADTDVQLTAAEFRLLRYFMLHPGQILSKGHLAEHLYDGETERDSNVLEVHVNHLRRKLGRAVIETRRGQGYLFGAGAG
- a CDS encoding PepSY domain-containing protein, with the protein product MNTTHRRGPLLALAACCCLAGGRAGAHDLGQDEALLLRQAGVILPLEQLLQNAMGRYPGAKLLEAELEEDDGVYTYEVELLTADGVVREIKLEAATGRLLKDKEDD
- a CDS encoding PepSY domain-containing protein gives rise to the protein MKHLTALITTVTLALGATAVQARDLGPDEALRLRDAGTIQSFEKLNAAAIARHPGTTVKETELEESYGKYLYQVELRDAKGVEWDLELDAVTGEILKDHQDT
- a CDS encoding patatin-like phospholipase family protein, which translates into the protein MSAIHVKSPSLTLKAGHQALARIRERGLQPGDVGTLPGAAGGPKALGIQGLDLALFGEWLPRAERERSLIGASIGSWRFASACLPDPVQGLQLLGRLYNEQRFAKGVTMADVSQSCHRMLDQLLAGQDARVLDNAHYRLNIMVVRSHGRLAEDHRGHLGLGLGSVIADNLRGRSRLARHFERVILHDKRLAPPLNGLTDFPSRYLPLDLGNLRQALLASGSIPMVMEGVRDIPGAGAGTFRDGGLLDYHLDLPYSGEDIVLYPHFTDKVIPGWFDKALPWRRGDAQRLRNVLLLAPSPDYLARLPYGKLPDRSDFKRFMGQDKARQDYWRTAMSESQRLGDEFLELVEGGRLGDALQAL
- the queD gene encoding 6-carboxytetrahydropterin synthase QueD — encoded protein: MEIFKEFTFESAHRLPHVPEGHKCGRLHGHSFKVALHLTGPVDPHTGWIRDFSEIKAIFKPLYEQLDHNYLNDIPGLENPTSEVLAKWIWAQVKPLLPELSKVRIHETCTSGCEYYGD
- a CDS encoding methyl-accepting chemotaxis protein; translated protein: MQDSQRQTISHISASAQQLAAAAQQLNAVTDASSRGVQQQDQELEQAATAVTEMTTAVEEVARNAVSTSEAAEASNALSRQSRQQVQDTIEGTHAMAADIQGSAELIQTLAGETREIGKVLDVIRAVSEQTNLLALNAAIEAARAGEAGRGFAVVADEVRTLAHRTQESTREIEQMIVRLQTGTEAAVNSMRSSTEKAQQNLTLTQACGDVLEQIYSAIGEINERNLVIASAAQEQSHVAREVDHNLLNIRNLSIQSSEGATQTSAASREMTALANELTGLVARFRA